The window CAGGTGGCGCTGATCGGCATGATCCCAACACCAGCCAACATCGTCGATCAGTTTGCCATCGTGATCGATCAGGATGTTGTCAATTGGGATGGCGCCATCCTGGCGGTAGCAGGTGGTCGGGTCGTGCTGGAGCCATTCCAGGCGTTGGTCATTTAGGTGCTCTAGTTGCCAGGGCGACTCGGTCAGAAAGCGGTTGCGGCACGATTGGTCTGGTGCATCGGCGAACTCGCGCGCGATGCCGCTGACGGTCTTGTGCTCAGCCACCAAGAGGCCAGTGATGTATTCGGCAACGTGAACACGCGTTGGCTCATTTGGGAAGATGTCCCCACACTGGAGCAGCAATTCTTCCACGACCTGTGGCAGCGCAACGATCGCTGGCAGCGCACCTCCCACATTCGACCCGATACCACGGCGATCATACGTCACGCGCCACGCTCGCGCAAATCTGCAAAACTTCAGTTCTTAGCGCCATGCGTTCGCGGCGCGCGTGGCGCGTGGTGCGGTCGCACCAATCGGGCGGTCATCCCATCCGCGTTCATCCGCGTTCGTCCGCGTCCCACTCGCGTGCGTGCCTTGTGGCAGAGGCATGTGGCGAGCAGTTCGATCGCACGGAAACACGCTGACGTGTGTTTGCCACGCCCGTAGCGGTTTCGCGCTGCTGGGCCGCTCGTTCGCGCCGACTACCTGCCCCTGACGCGCGGCTGGGACGACAACGCCAACCCAACCACGGCAACGTGTTCAAGGGCTTTATAGGCGCCTACTTACCCGATTGGGAAGGGCGCGCGCAGCGGCTGCGACATGAGTACCCATACTGCGACGTAATACGCTAGGCTTGTTCGGCAGCAGCGGCTTGGTTGGCTCACGGCCTTTGGATGCAATTGCTATTCAGTACTTCGGCTAGATATAGCGGAGTTGGTTGTGCATCTCGTCCGCTGTCACCTGGTTGAGGATCACCAGCAGACGGCGCACGAGTTCATACGGATCATGGCGCACCGCGATGATGATGCCAGCGTGGGCTTGTCCTGTGGCGAAGTAGCGTTGTGCAAGCGCCTCAAAATCCGCACGATTATGCGTGACAAACGCTTTCTGGTAGCTGACCGCATAGCCCAATTGAGCCGCATCATCGCGCCCAAGTTGACCAGCATCGCGTGTCGTGAGCACCGCAAAACCACGCGCGCGGATGAGATTGGCCACGAGCACATCGACATCTTCGTCGAGATAGAGTTCAACGAAGAGCTGGCTCACGGTACACGTATCAATGGGTCAATGAGGTCGTCAGGAATGCGGTTGCGCTCGATATACGAATTAATCTCGTCCTGGTTGTCGCTGTAGTAGCTAAGCGCATCAAAAACTTGGGCAAGTGTAAGGTGGGATAAACGGCTGGGAATACTTTCTGGGGCGATTCCCTGCCGCCACATTTCGACGATTGCCCGTACATCGGCTCACCGCTCAGAATACGGTCATCGGTAACGATATAACGATGTGCGGTTAGCTGTGCCATAGCCCGGACCTCTCTGATGGGGATAGCAATCAGGTAAACTCTATCAGTCGTATTGTACTACATCTTAGAGCGTAGAGCAGAGTTGCTGTCCAACACGGGATCGCTATCGCCATAGATACGGATGCAAACTATACGGCGTCTCCGCCGCCCCCGCAAACGGGTCAACGCTCGCGAACCGCCCGCTGCCGGCATGATACCACCGCGCCCGCAGGTACACATCGCCGCCCTGCTGCAGCTCGCCGGTAAAGCCGAAGATCGGCACGGCGCCGCTCTCCACGCTGCCCCATGGATCGTAGGAGATCACGCCCTGCGGCACGCCAGCGGCGCTGACCGTGCGGCGCATGCTGCCGAGCGCGTCGGCGACGTACCAGGTGCTCACGCCGCTGGTGAGCGTGGCCAGGCGGTTCGCGCCATACAGATAATCCGTGCGCGTGGCGGTGGTGAAGCTTTGCAGCACCTGGGTAAGAGGCGCGGCCAGATCCTGGGTGGAGCGCGTGGTGACGCCGCCGGTAGCGTGGGAGACCAGCGTGCCATCGCCGTTGGGGGGCGCGTTCGCTGCATCAATTTGATGCTCACGCATTATGAGCGAGGGAAGTT of the Candidatus Kouleothrix ribensis genome contains:
- a CDS encoding DUF5615 family PIN-like protein — its product is MSQLFVELYLDEDVDVLVANLIRARGFAVLTTRDAGQLGRDDAAQLGYAVSYQKAFVTHNRADFEALAQRYFATGQAHAGIIIAVRHDPYELVRRLLVILNQVTADEMHNQLRYI